aaatgagggtcccctacccaggcctgacacctctgtcagaggcgtcaggcctgggcaaggggccgatcctgtgattggagggtgatgggggtcaacgcctgagggctcccagtatgtgagagggggcaggctgggctgagggacacccccccccccacacacacacacccagtgcacgaatttcgtgcaccgggcccctagtaataataataaaaggctaatatgcacattgactgaacaacagaatgaccagttgctatgatgtgcactggccaccagggggcagacgctcaatgcaggagctgccccctggtggtcagtgcacttccatatggggagtgccactcagccagaagctggctcatggctggccagcgcagtggtggtggcaggagcctctcccacctccgtggcagcactaagaatgtccaactaacggtttagacccgatcccttggtggcctaagcctttagtcggacatcccctgagggctccctggctgccaaaaggatgtctgactgcaagcttaggcctgatcccccagggagtgggcctaagtcgacaggtggacatcccccaaggggtcctggactgtgaatgggcgcaggctgggctgagggacccctctgagtgcacaaatttttgtgcactgggcctctagtgtgtatatatgtgtgtgtatatatttatatatatatactgatttcagagaggaagggagagggagagagagatagaaacatcaatgatgagagaatcatggatcggctgcctcctgcacgccccccaccggggatcgagcccacaacccgagcatgtgcccttgactggaatcaaacccaggacccttcagtccacaggccaacactctatctactgagaaaaaccagctagggcataggCACCCTCACTTTTAAACCAGGAAAGGCAAacaagaaggaaatgaaattctACTTCATTCCCCATCAgatagacagaaagtagatccTCACAGTACCAAGTACTGGCAAGGCCGTGGCACCATGGAAGCTCAGGTGGGCAATAATTTCAGCAACCACTTTGGCAGCTTCCAGTCAAGTTGAAGTGTAGCTGTGCCGCACGCAAGCACATTCCCTTGCCAAGTGCTCACGCATAGGGGAGGCATGGGCAACAAGCACCAAAGGGGCACCCCGGGAGACCTGGAGAAAATGCCCACCAATCAGATCCCGCAGCCAGTGGGAGAAGGATCTGGACCGTGTGCATTTATAGAAAGTTACAACACATACAAAACAGTAGTATATATGGCTGATGCATATGCCCACTCGTTAGAAAGGCAtgagagcccggccagtgtggctcagtggttgagctgtgacccaggagcaggaggttactggttcaattcccggtcagggcacatgcctgaggctgcaggctcgatccccagtaggggcatgcaggaggcagccaattgatgatgtttctatctctctatcctctcccttcccctctctctaaaaatcaataaaatacgtattttttaaaaaaggcacgAGAGCATGCAGGGGAGTCAGATACACCCAACTCTGGATGCTGTTActctggggcaggagggcagggaagggactcCAGCTCAATCTGTTAGGTTTCCTGTCTTTCAGAGGAAGAGGCCTGTGCTGGCTGCGAGGTGGCGGGACAGACACCCCCGGTGGGGGCCCCAGTGGAAGTCGGGGCGGGGCGGCGAAAGAAGAGGCAGAAGTAAAACCAGAAGTCAGCAGTTCTAAAGAGAAGCAGAAGGCAAAGATCAAAGCGAAAGGCGGGAAACGGGGAAAAAAGGCTAGAAAAGCATGAAAATGGTTAGAAGGGCCTGCTGTGCTGCCGTGGCCCAGGCTGCAACGGAGCTCTCGGGCCTCACAGCGGCCTGGCAACCAGCCAACCCCCTGCCTGACCATGTGGCCCAACAGCCACCAGTCACTTACCAGAGAGGCAGCAGGGACTCAAGGGGCACCTAGGATGAAGCCTGCTTGTCTTAGCCACGGGCATGGGGATTGCACAAACATATTAGAGCTGAGAAAAAATGGGCCCCAAGCCTCCACTTAGCAGGGGAAGAGGTTACCCTGATCACATGACTATTTGGGGGCTCGCTTGAGAACACAGGTCACTTAGCTGATATTTATCCAAAGATTTCTTACTCATGGAGACCTTACAGGTGGGAGGGAAGTGCTTTGCCTGTTGGATGTGCCCAACTTGAAATGCAGACAAACAAAATATCCATTGTTCTCTGCGGTGCAAGGAAACATCTCACACAGGGTTTGCGAATTTCCTCCTCAATTAAAACATGATCACAAGTGTGCCAGTGAACTAGCTTGGGCAAACCACTATGCTGACAACGAGGACAGCTGCTCTGTTTtgtttatacactagaggcccgatgcacaaaattcgtgcaagagtaggccttccttcccccagctgccagcaccagcttccctctggcacccgggacccggactTGCCCTCGGCCGCCAGtagacacccgggacccaggcttctctcccagccccagctttgtccggaaggtcatctggtctaattaccatattacgcttttattattatagatgtaaatTTTAActagttttttttataattattgtctttaatatttttaatttttaaaaaattggttttgagagagagagagagagagagagagagagagtggaagagagagagagagagagagagagagacatccacgggatcagctgcctcctgcatgcaccccaaccagggatcaaacctgaaacctgggcatatgctctgactgggaattgaaccagcaaccttttggtgcacgggacgacatccaagcaactgagccacaccggccggggcaatatttttataattaaaatgttatcatGAAAAAGATCTGAAGCAGCTATAGATGTTAAGATTTGACAAAGCTGGCTAATGTGTAGACAAGTAAAATCTAGACAACCAGAAAACTGTTTTAAGCAAGACTACAAACCCAGAAGCTATGAAGGAAAAGACAGACATAGCCCTGGTGGTGGTTAGTGTCAGCCGCCCTGGCatggaagggtcttgggtttgattcctgatcaagggtatgtacctgggttgcaggttcaatccctggcctcaGTTGGGGCCTGTGCGGCAGGCAACCTAttggctgtgtctctctcacatcgatgtttctctctctctctctccctccctcccttctgctctaaaaaaatcaatggagaaaatatctgcaggtgaggattaacacaaacaagaagaaaagacatatagactTATGTGACTACATCAATCTTCAAGCACGTTGCTTTAGGATACCCACAAAGCCAAAAGACAAACCATAGattaagaaaacatatttatCATCTGTGTGACAGATGACTGGTTAATATTTACAATACAAAAATGGCTTCTGCACAAAGGATATAAACAAGCACCTTCCAGAACAAACACAAACTTCTAATAGACAAATACACAAGCACCAGTTGTGCACGTGTGAGTGcacgtgtgtgaatgtgtatgtgcacgtgtgtggAGAAGGCACGAGTTAGAGTCACAATGAGATCTCGTTTCACTCCCATCAGATTGGCACAAAATGAAAAAGTGTGCTAACACCTGCTGGTGGGTGGGGGCCCGGGGAGTCTTCTCTCATCCCTGGTAGAAATGTGAATCATGAGGGTCAGTGGTAAAAGCAACCCATGTGccctctttttaaattgatttttagagagagagagaaagggagagggagggagagaaatccATGTGAGCgtgaaacatcaattgactgcctcctgcacacctcccaccagggatggagcccgaaacgtGGGCATGTGCTCTGCCTGGGAATCCAGCCGGCAACCTTTCATTGCACAGGGCCacgcccaaccaattgagccacaccagccagggcccctgtgCCCTTCGATCACACTCCTGAGACTGACCCAGAGAAAGACGAGCTCCTGGGTGCAGAGGGGCACCTgtgcactttctttttcttttctttttattttttgttcatcctcaccgaggatattttttcattgattttttttagagacagtggaagggagggggagagacacacagagagaaacattgatgtgagagagacacatcgattgcttgcctcctgtatgtgccctgacttggggcAGGAGAcctagcctgcaaccgagatatgtgtccttgacgggaatcgaaaccaagaccctttagtccacgggctgacgctctagcccaggggtgggcaaactttttgactcgagggccacaatgggttcttaaactggaccggagggccggaacgaaagcatggatggagtgtttgtgggaactaatataaattcaaagtaaacatcattacataaaagggcacggtcttttttttcaatagttttattcatttcaaaccggccggatccggcccgcgggccgtagtttgcccacggctgctctagccactgagaaaactggctagggagcACCTAGCGATTATCTAGCAGGGAATCAGTGTGCTGGATGAGGACAGGGTGAAGTAGTCGGGGCATCACAGAAGCCCACTGGGGCCTGGAGCAGCGTCTGCGCCCAACGCTGTGAAGTGGGGAGAGCAAGTGCATGGGAGTACATGCCCCATCGTGGAGACACCAGATTCCTGACAGTCCTCCCGGGGGCTtgtcgtccccccacccccaccatgagCCTGTGTTACCTACACAATCAGAGCAAAACCAACACAACTAGGTTCACTGGGGGGCAAATCTCCGGGCCCTGGTATGCCAAGGGAGAGGCAGAGCAACAGAGGTGGGCAGGACAGGGCTTTGGGCCGGGAGGggatgcctgggtttctgataCTCAGTGTTGCAACTTGCAGCCAAGACGAACTTCTAGAGTTTCAGTTTCTGTGAAATGTGGGGGTTGGCGCAGATGGTTTCTAAGATTCCTCCCAGCTTTGGAACCTCTAAACCGTTAGGCCAAACGTGGGGAGAGGGCCCGTTTGGTAACTATTGGCTTCTCAGCTGTGctgtggggggtggtggggagtgtAAGATGGAGATGATGATAATGACAACAATGATAAAGGAACAGGGAGGGGCAAGAAGAGGGACTTCTTAGAGCACAGCCACCAGCCTTCTTCCTTCAGCCTCTCAAACGTTGCTGGCACCCTGGAACCccgggggcagggctgaggcggTCTGTGGTCCCAGCCCCAGAATCCAGGGCTGGAGGGACCAGGATGCTGCATGGTTAATGCTGACCACACTTTTTGAAAagcactgataaaaaaaaaaaaaaaaaaaaaaacagggctgAAAGAGAAAGTTCCAGGCCTCTGGCTTTAATTGGGTCAGTTCAATGGAGGGTTATCTGACTTAGCAAATAGAAACACATTCCCAGTTCTATCTGAATTTCAGATAACAATGAAGGATTTTTCAAGGTAAGCACATCTCCTGTGAcagacattttgtttatttatatttttgttttgttaatcctcacccgaggatattttcccattcatttttagagagagtggaaaggaggagaagagacagagagaaacatggatgtgagagagacaaatcgattggttgcctccccaacacaccctgcccagggcctgggatctaacctgcaactgagttacgtgcccttgaccagaatcgaacccaggacccttcagtccaaggtctgatactatccactgagccaaaccggccagggcatctcATCTgatatttgtgtctttttttatacatatttttttttattgatttcagggaggaagggagagggaaatagaaacatcagtgatgagaaagcatcatggattggctgcctcctgcacgccccacactggggatcaagcccgcaatccaggcatgtggctttgaccagaattgaacccagggcccttcagtccgcaggccgacactctatccactgagccaaaccggctagggctcatgtGATATTTTAGACATACTGGTACTAGAACATTATTCATTGTCCTGCATTTCATCTGACAACCTTGGATGGGAGCCCCCTGCAGGAGAGTGGGCTGGGCCTCTGGGGGTCTCTGCCTGCTCCAGGTGTCTCTTCCGCAAGACCTTTGGGTGGAGGTCACCTTCCCCGGGTTCTCTCCAGGCCAAGTGGTGAAGTCCCGCCgcggctcccccacccccacccccgccctggcaCAGTGGTGCTCTAGTTCTCCCTGAAACCGTCCTCCATCACCCTAATCTGAGCCTACCACCTGTTTCCTGTGGGGACCCAGCCTGACAGGCGTAGAATGAAAACCAGGAGGTCCTCAGGGTCATTTACTAAGTATTGGTAGAAATAAAAGAAGTCATTGCTGCTTGTGCTTCAAACGTGTGGAATGAGCAACACTCTGCTGCAAAGTCCCAACAATTCTCAGTGGATCCACTCTGCCAGTCACGGAAACAGCGACggagagagaaatagcaaagGGAGGGAAATCCCCCAGATGCTAGGTGAACAGCCCGCCCCCATCATTCCTCCACCCTCATctctaactgagccacccaagaaagcacatcctctctccctccctctggcctcttTGAGATAAGGGCAACCTCTCTGGAGACGCCCACGATCTTTTTCCTCTTCTAGGGCACAGAGAGCTTTCAAGACAACTGTAATGGAATAAAGCTGTTTCCCCAAACAAATGCTGCCCCTGCTCTTCACCTGCTGGCATGCCTTGCCTCGGGGCTCCCAAGTCCTGCGCCAGTCCGACCATTTGCCCAGGCCTttgggtggggtggaggctgGTTGGCTGACACCCAAGCGGAGGCAGCCCTCATAGGCTCGCACCTGCTGGGTTCTTTCAGGTGACAGCTTGGTTGAGACCCACCACCCGTTTTAGATGTGCCCAGCGAGGAGAGATCATCCCGCCCAAGTACTCAGTTTCAAAAGCATCTCGGTAGCCATAGCAACAGTCCGCATGCCAACCTGAGGGGCTCTAGGGAGAGAAGCCTCAGGGAGCACTGAGCTAATAGCACATGGATGACCAGTCCTGAGATGCCATTTGGCAGGGACAGGGCATCCTTTCTCTGccctcacctttttaaaaaatatattttgattgacttcagagaggaagggaaagggagagatagaaacatcaatgatgagagggaatcatggatcggctgcctcctgctcaccccacactggggatcgaacctgcaacccgggcatgtaccctgacctggaattgaactgtgacctcctggttcatagggtgatgttcaaccactgagccacactggctgggcccgtaataatttttaaaactattctgtcagaggcactgaccacttttcccttacattgtcaagttaaaaaatgacaacagccaccaCAATAGCtgcctggtgtgaatgaatcaaaaattCTACCTATTttgtcaaattggcaaaaaaatatattttggggtgtGCTGacttttagtaattactttatgtatggcatgagatgaaaaaggttgaaaatcgctgctctcaGGACATCTAAGACACACCCTGGCTGAGGGTGGACCCACCAAGCAACATTCTGTTGAGAATTCCACTTTTAACATTTGTGTGTTTCCTCATCTAAACACACCGCACCCTGCCTTGTTCCACAAAAGCTACGGAGTAACGTGGCTTCCATGTGACCTGCTGTTAGCTTGGCAGTTAAGATGACACAGTGAGTTAGTGCTCTGGCCTTCTGATTTCCCTATCAATCTGCTGGGCATGTATTTCATGTGACTCACTCTCCCTGACCCTCACCTCTTGGGGACACTCTCGGGTAACTCCGCTGCCTGGCCTACCCTACCCCACTGTCACCAGCCCACACTGTAACCCACATCCTGAAGTCATTGCAAACAACCACTCTCTCCAACTGCAAGCATCAGGAATTTCTTTGGGGTCATTATCcacaacattttatttatctattttattttttaattttaaaaaattggtatcagagagcaagggagagggagagatagaaacatcaatgatgagagagaatcattgatcggctgcctcctgcatgccccctactggggattgagcccacaactggggcatgtgcccttgaccagaatcgaacctgggacccttcagtccacaggcagacgctctatccactgagccaaaccagctagggctattttattttttaaatatatttttattcatatcagagaggaagggagagggagagatagaaaaagagatagaaacatcaataatgagagaatcattgatcagctgcctcctgcacgccccacactggggatcgagcccacaacccgggcatgcgccctgaccgggaatcaaaccgtgacctcttggttcataggtcaacactcaaccactgagccacagtggctgggtgcccaacattttattttgaacaatTTCAAATTACAGAGCAGTTACAAGGGTAGTGCAATAGGGAATAACATTTCACGCCTAAATATTGAAGCCCATAACTTCGAAGGAAAGGACATTCTCCCATGTAATAATCATATCTTATCACGCCCAGGAAATTTAATACTGAGGACAAAATGTCATCTGATCATCCATTCTGACATTGGGGCCAGCGGCTGTCAGTAGCCTCTTTCCACACTTTATTGCATCTTCCCCTCAGGAGGGAGTCGCCGGCAAGTGCTTAAGTTGGTCAGAAATAAGAATGCAAAGTGGAACTGGAGCACATCACAGACTTTGGACCAGAAATGGCCTGTGAGCCGCTGGAAGAGATGCCACTGGGCCAGCTGATGGTCACACAGCTTGAGGACCACAAAGCCCAGGCAGGAGAGCACTGCCAGAACCAAGTACACCCCTGAGCACCTGCTGCCGTGGCGCCTGTGGACACGCAGGGCCTGGCTCATGGCGGCGGCAATGTGCACACCCAGGGCGACCTCAAACCCACGGGGATGCAGCAGGGCAAGGCCATAACTGGACAGCGAGAGGCACTCGATGGCGAGGAGCAGGCCGGGCTCCCAGCCCCTGTCTAGGTAGAGGCACCATGCCACAGGCCATGCAAAGATGGGCAAGGTGAACCACTGGTCCAGCACAGCAGCCGGGTGCGTCTGCAGCCCAATCCGCAGCCACTGCACGGGGCCGTAGACCATAGCCATGCCCGCGAAGACATCCTTTAGGTAACGAGCCCGCTGCACCTCACTGGGGTGCCCCAGGGCACTGACATTTCTCCGTAGCCAGTACACTCCCAGGAGCACGTAGGCCACGTTAATGAGCGAGTTGAAGGGCATGGCTAGGAAGGTGGGGAGGCCGCCTACTGGGGCTTCTGCATAGTGTTCATAGCCCACTTCCACAAAGACGCTTTCAAAAACGCCCATGTAGACGGTGGCCACACAGAGGCAGCTGGCCACGGCCACGTGGCAGAGGGCCTGCTCTGACTTGGGATTCATCTGGAAGCCTAGTTGTGACTTGGGGCAGAGAGCTTCAGAGAGCGGCAGCCTTCGCTGTCCTTTCAGAATTCAGATAAACAGCTTTTGCAAAATACTCCTGGGCCTCCCAGCTGAACCAGACGTCCCGTGATTTCCGATGCAGATGCTACAACCTTGCCCTGGAGTGGCGgtggcaggccagggggaggcgggggtcccGCTGATTGGCTGGCACACGTGGAGGACCGTTCTGCCTTTTTCCTTTGTGGTTAGAAAAAGAGTGTGGTTAGAAAGAAAACCATCCAAAGAAGAGACTCCATCTTGCCGACTCTCAGCCTCAGGATCCACCAACAGTTTtcattagaaacaaacaaacaaacacaaaaaacacacatacacacaccataaAACAAGTAAAAGTGAAAATGATACTTACAGTACTAGTATGTCACCTTCTTACACATGGCTTCTAGAATCTTCTTGTGCAAGGCATTTTGTGCCTCTTGACAACTATGCTGTTCTTCTCTCATCTGTGGACTATAAAAATCCTGCtcctgccctagcctgtttggttcagtggatagagtgtcggcctgcggactaaagggtcccaggttcgattccggtcaagcgcacatgcccgggttgtgggctcaatccccagtaggtggcgtgcaggaggcagccgatcaatgattctctctcatcattgatgtttcttctctctctctctctctctctctctctctctctctctcccttcctctctgaaatcaataaaattatattttttaaaaaatcctgctcCTTGCCCTAGTTCCCTTAGAGCCACTGTATTTAGAGACACCAACGTCCCTAGATCTGTTCTTACAACTCAGAATGGGTTTTCCCACTTCTGAGACGTTATATGTGTGGAAGTTTCCAGGCTAGCCCCCAAACCCTTTTAGCCAAATACCCAACTGAACAAGAGACCATTAGCTGTGGTCTAAGCTCTGGAATCCCAGGCAAGATGGTGTGgtgctggaggaggcagggggcgaGTATGAGCATGCCTCCTCTGTTTCTTGGGTGTGAGGCCAGGCAGCACAGGGATCTCTCCTCCAGGCCTGCTACCCTGGCTCACCTTTCTGCCCTCCCCAGAGTTGctataccccccccccaaatcaccCTCTTTCCTTGTCCCACAATACAACTTTCCATTTCCTGCAATCACAGaagcaaataatttatttaccgattttttattgattttagagagagggagagagaaacattgatttgttgttccccttatttatgcattcattggttgattctttttaaaaaatatatatttttattgatttcagagaggaaggaagagggagagagagagaaacatcaatgacgagacagaatcattgataggctccctcctgcatgtccaccactggggatcaagcccacaactcgggcatgtgccctgactgggaatcgaactgtgacatcctgATTCATACGCTGAcattcaaccacggagccacgcctgtcgggccattggttgattctttttttcccttttaaaaaacctttattgttgaaagtattaaatatgtccccttctcccctcccccccattggtCCCCTTCAGCCTGCCCCTGCTTCcccattggttggttcttgtgtATCCTAAGATCCAACCCTCAACCTTAGCATACAGGGAAGAggctctaaccaacggagctacTTGGTGAGGGCTAGCAggcaaacaatttaaaaacaatgtgGACTTTTCATTGACTGTCAACTGCTTTGGGGCTAGCTGCGGGCGAATTGGCCTAGTAGcctaaaaatgtattaaagaagaaagaagaggttcAGTGCTCTAAAAATGACTCAAAGCCAAGATAGCAgataggcaggcagacaggcatggAAAAGAGAAGGTCTGTGTCCCCCACCTGCTaactgtgtgtgaccttgggccttAACCATTCTGGTCCTCAGTTTGCATACCTGTAGAATGGGGATGCTACCAGTGCCTCCGCAGAGTCCTTGTGTAAATTAGGTGAGTTGTTATATATGCAGACCGCTTAGCGCcacttatttttcaaatacaatgTATATCCCCCTTCCTGCAGTTTAGGCCCTGAAAGTGTAGGACGGGGCTGATTCTTTGCTTTCCCTTCGGTGCTCAGTGAAGACCTACTCAATTTCAGTTCAATTCAAGCACCAAGCCAGCACCTTTCCTTTTCCCCCTTACTCTTTCATTGGTCCTATTTGCCACTTCACTTCTCAGCTGGGCCAGGGGGGTCCACCTGCAtgctctggggaggggcctggggggccTCATACTGAGCTTTCTTTGTCCTGTCTGTCCTGCCTTGGGGATCTTCTCTGAAGGAGGACCATGCGGCCTAGCATTTCCACAAGTGAATGGAAGCCCTCACCCTCACTCTGCATCTCCTGGCTGACCACAAGCTTCCATCTCAGCATGCGGCACTGTCGGCTAAGGAGCGTCCTggccacccctgccctgggaTTCCCACTTCTAGGATGGTGGCTGCTAACGTGGTCTGCATACAGCAGTCCCCAGCATGTTCCTCAAATACCCCTGAATCGGATCATGTCAGCCCCTGCTCAACACCCTTCGGTGCCTGGCTCATCACTCCACATACAATCCCAACCCAATGTCTTGGCCAGACATCAAAATGCCATCCCCATGTAGCCCTGAGAGCTTTCTAGGCCCAGTCTGTTCCCTAGCTGGAATGAGACTGGTGCTCCTTTCCTCCTGCACCTCACCTGGCCTGCTCACGCCCCTATCTCCTCTcaggcactttttttttaaagtatatattgatttcagagagggagggagagggagagagagagggaaacatcagtgatgagagagaatcatcaatcagctgcctcttgcacacatcccactggggatggagcctgcaacctgggcatgtatcctcaccaggaatcaaaccctgataggtcaacgctcaaccactgagccacaccggccggactcAGGCACTTCTTCATTCAGCACTCCCGATTCTGGCTGGGACGGGAGCTAAGTCCCTCCCTGCACCCAtctgaggcctggctccctggtgtgaaGTGTCAGGCCTTAAGGGTTCCAGGTAGCGTGAGCTAGTCTGACCCTCCTGTCTGCCAGCCAGCATGGAGGAGAGCCAGGGACAGGAGTCAAACACTGTCAATTTGATAGAGAAGGAGGTCCAGGAAGGAGGTGGAAAGTGACTTCTCTCGGGCCAACCTGGCAGAGTCCACCTGAGTCCTTGTGCAAGCTGAAAGTGACATGTCATCAAGCCAAATTCCCAAGTCCATCAGGAAGACCATTGCTGGGTGCTTTACTGCCCAGCTTCTCTGTACCCTCCAACTGCCATGACCCCTGTGACAGGACACTCAATTCTTCACAGATTCCCCCATGGCCTGGCACACAAAGGCTGAAGGATCCCCAGCATCGGCTCCCTGTTCTGGGGGTCTTCTGGGGGGTCCTGCAAAGCATGACAATCTCCTGGCTAAGGGACTAACACGTGTTCCTTAGATTCATTCTCCTGCTTCCTGGGGTGATATGCATTTAAGTAGAAGCCACTAACTATCACCTGTCTCAGTGATGGCTTCTTTGGCCTGTAGCATTTGACAACTGCTGCCTGTGCTCCTGACTACCCTAATCACCCTTGCTGCCTTTCTGCAGAGAAGGTGACGCCAGCCTGAGGGCTGCAATGTGGGACACCCCCAAAAAGGTGAGATCCCTCTGAACCACCAGAAAGCCCAAGGAACCTGGAGCAACCACAGGGCTTcctgaactctggggagagaatTGCTGAGTGTGGGCAGGGCCCCTGGGAACCAGCAGCTTGGCTTCCTTATTTCACAGGGGAGGGACTCAGGGCCCTAGAGGGGAGGTGAATGGCCAAGGTCATTTAGGGCAGTTGGTAGCACCGCCACACACGTGAGGCCTCTTTGGCCTTGCTCAAACAAATGCTTCCAAATGTATAAGGAAAAACAGGATCACGACAAAAAATGAATGTCAAAAGACaatcactaaaatatttttgaaaatgtgagaAAGGGTTATACATGTTCTTCTTTACCAATAGGTTAAATTCCAGGATCTCCAGGCAGGTTGAATAACTACAGTAATTTCAAAGTAGTTATTCTGCCTGCCAGTATGTCTTGTCATTTAGTTAATTTCAGGATATCTACAACAAAAGCTATGAGATATGAAATGACTGCTCTGTCATTTTCATTGGTGACAGTCACCTGCCTAATGCTCTTATGCTCTGCGGCCTATATTCATAATTGCGGGAAAGGCCAAATTTCGGCTAGAGGCTGgtgaaaataaagaggaaataaagatgaAAGTGGAAAAAATCATCTATTGTCACTGCAAAC
The sequence above is a segment of the Myotis daubentonii chromosome X, mMyoDau2.1, whole genome shotgun sequence genome. Coding sequences within it:
- the TMEM187 gene encoding transmembrane protein 187, encoding MNPKSEQALCHVAVASCLCVATVYMGVFESVFVEVGYEHYAEAPVGGLPTFLAMPFNSLINVAYVLLGVYWLRRNVSALGHPSEVQRARYLKDVFAGMAMVYGPVQWLRIGLQTHPAAVLDQWFTLPIFAWPVAWCLYLDRGWEPGLLLAIECLSLSSYGLALLHPRGFEVALGVHIAAAMSQALRVHRRHGSRCSGVYLVLAVLSCLGFVVLKLCDHQLAQWHLFQRLTGHFWSKVCDVLQFHFAFLFLTNLSTCRRLPPEGKMQ